The Apostichopus japonicus isolate 1M-3 chromosome 1, ASM3797524v1, whole genome shotgun sequence DNA segment CTTAACGAAAGAATAGGAATATATAAATCCAATAAATTTGAAACCAGTGATTGTTTAAACTAATATAATTGTAGCAGTCCGAACATTGTAACTAATAAAGTACTTTTTTATACTTATATTCACTTTTAAAGTAGGTTagatattaaattatatatatttcttcttcttcgatTAGTTAATGCAACTTATACTAATGTAAAAGACGGTggttttacaaaatgacaaccctTACAAAATTTCGGTATTTTATAGATCACACATTGCATGAACCAATTATCTCCTTTTTTACGTATTATTATCAACTCTGACGCAAAGTGACATTGCACAACATGAACATAGCATATAGATGGGGTACAGGGTGACACTCCAGCGAATATTAGATTTAGGAATAATGCAGAAACAGCATTCTGAAGTTGTAGAGAAATAAAGAAGTTGTTGTCAAATAGCATCTGAATGTATACATGTTTAACAATGTATTTTAACTTTACTTTAAAACTTTACCTATGTAGAACCATGCATTATTAATCACATGGTAAAGTGAAATGCTCTTGCATGTTTTGAAGGTTTGAGAGGCTTGCGCCAAAATGACATCACCTATTTTCAAGATAACAACCTCCCGACACGACCTTTAAAAAAAGGATGTCTCCCAAAATGGCGAATTTTTTACCGTAGCTGTCCTTTATAAAGATCTCTGTCAGATCAGATGAAGAATATGACTGGtcttgtgtctcctttaagtcGATATTAAGTTGATTACTGTTGCACAATATAAATAATCATTCTATATACCatgacaatgtttttgtttgaaggacagtttcttctctttcttttctccgGACTTCAACCTGCCTGAAGGAAGTTAAGTTTGTTATTCTATTTCAGATTAATTAATTGAATTCTTTCCACTTACTGCTTAAACTTATtaatttgtatgtgtgtatcttCTCAGAACAGCACATCATCCTTGTATAAGGTGTATGATTGTTTCGCACCTATTTAAAATGAAAGGAGTGATCTTTTTTGCAAGTCATATCATGTCAAGTAGGAATGAGTAGCACGAAGAGAAAGGAAAAGCATATTTGGCATGAGAGTTGAAgctgttatttatttattactatcTCACATGTTTGCACTTGCGTTTTAATCTTTTCAATTATAGCAATTACAGTATAGAATAGCCCTTTTCAGAAGACAATATAGTTTATGCGATATGAGATATACGTGTATCATAAAGTATCAAATGATTAACATGTGTTGTGATAAGAAGTGATAGGAAAATCTTCAGCAACATTCAAGTTAACTTAATCTTTACCATCGCACTCAAGTCGCTGTTACAACCATTTGTCGCATGCCTTTCTTACTGAACTTGACCTGAATTGGTTATTTTTTGTATACACTTATGTGTTAGTTTACTCTATTGAATACCACTTTATATTACCTCCAATCGGtagttttctttcaaatagCGTATTTCTGTAGACTAACATTAATGTAAGCATAAACCATCTGCATTACTTGGAAACGGACTATACTTAACTAGCAAGGGTCGATATTAAGGTAAGATTTTATTTCCTTGTATTGTTGTCATTTACAGACAATGAGATGCTAACTTCTATGGGCCTAAACGTAAATGATATGACTGAGTCATTTGTCATTTGATGTGGTGAGGGTTTGACTGCCACATTTGTTTGTTGAGAACCACTAAATTAGAAGAAAGCAACAACTGAGTAGAAAAGGGATTCATGCTTAAACTAGTCATTTTAACGGTAATCTAAgctctgaagaagaaaaaaggttcTCAAAATGATTATTATTCAATGGAATATTAAAAACTACGTAGTCTTTACAAAGTcttcatttaaatttattttaatttactgCTTGACCTTATAAAACAATCTGGTTTAACTATCGTAGAACAAAATCCTTGTATTTGGTGAGTGATTGTTTCGTACATAACTTGATTGAGAATAAGTACAGAATTGCGTTTTCGAAAGGCAATATAGTTTATGCGAGGGAGACTTTTGggttaaataaaatatgattgatTAACTTGTGTTGAAATAGAAATAATAGAAAATATTTAGCAACAACCAAGTTAACTTAATTTTTACCCTCGCACTCAAAGCACTGCTCTGACCATCTGTCGCAGGTCTTCCTTCTATACAACTGAAATTGACTTATATTTGCTGATTTGTTTGCACtgtgtaatgtaatgtatggAATACCAGTTTATATCACTTTTCATCATTAGATTGCTTTGAAACTCGCGTATATTTATAGACTGACATTAATGATATGCATGAACCATCTGCATTACTCGATAACGGACTATAATTAATTATCAAAGGCGTCAACATTAAGGTAAGATTtaatttcatcaacattttttcGTTCACATGCAAGGAAATGGTTGAAAATGTtatgcaaaaaaatatataacacaaCTTCAATGAACCTAATATAAATGATCTTACCGAGTCATTTGTCATTCTATGTGGTTACAGTTTGATGGCCAAATCTCTCTGTTGAGAACTAGAAGTAAAACAACAACTAAGGAAAACTAGGTTCCATTCTTAAAAGTCCTTTCAACTACAATCTGAGCCAGAGCAAAAATTCTCAAAGTAGTGATGTAAATTGTTTCAACAAGTTCATGGTTCTCTTCCTTCCAGAGTAAAGAAGATGTACAGATTGGAGATGTGCAGCACTTTATTTACTGTTGTTTATCTGGCTCTATTGCAGCAAGGTTTGATTATTCTCTGGTTTTGCCCTATACATGCAGCTTTTTTCCTTTCTAATTTTCTTATTCAGACGTTATAAatctatatttcattttatgttgTACGGCAGGACAAAGCCATACCCATAGGCACGAAATGCCAAACACTTTTATCGCAACTCTAACTGTGTGAAATATGAGGGTCCTACGTTATGACTCTGGCGTGATCTCTAGAGATATAACAAAAGGTAAAAGACCCTTCTAGGAAAGTCTCACCTAACTAATAATATGAAACCTATAtcattttcaattcaattcaattcattcaATTCATAcgactttatttcaatctctcgcattaaagtatgcaattatgacaatagacgtgggtaaatgtacaagagaacaagagattgaggagtgccaacaagaTTTTTGACTGCATTACCTGTTGCTGctgtttcttgttttcttcatttatttttaggTATTTGTTCCATCACGAAATGGATTCCTCGAGGAGAATCGATCACAATAAATTGCACGATAGAAGTAAAAGTGAATATATTACCATGGTGGAAGTTCAATGATGAAGTCATTTACGCAAATGGAATTCAACCAATAGGTCTAGGTTTTACAAACGTCCGTGGAGAAATCGTTGATAACATTATTTCCTACTTGTACATCAACAATTTTACAAGTAAAAATGATGGAACGTATACTTGCCTTATAAACGATTCATTTAAACAATATTATCTATACACCTGCGGTGAGTCTTaaagattttatttattataatcaGCTATTTTGTCCTAGTGAGTTATACTTACTGCCAGGGTGATGACACATACatgtaaattaataaaaatctAATTGAGGAAGGGTGTCAATGGCGTTTGTAGGCTGTGTATTTAGATCGAAGAGCCAAGTAAAACTCGATCATTATTGTTCAAAATGCTATTGATGTTTGGTAAGTTATGCTTAAATTCAAGAccaaaacatatttttcttacGTATGACAATATAACGTATTGAGCATCGCTTacatgaatataatattttcatggAATTTAACAGTTCAATTTTCTTCGACGTTATCTTTTAATATTTGGTTTAGATCTCTTCACTGAGATATTctgaataataatattaaaaagaataacattatattaaattaatgaaCCTTTTTACTGTTCGTTTTTTACAGAAATTCCAGCGTTGAGACTTACAGTTAACGGCAAACCTACGAATGCTGTATACTATATTCAAGAAGGAGACAACTTAAGTATCGTTTGCATGGCAGCAAATTCCACATGTGTGTCTTTGTATCTGACTTTTGAAAGTATCAGCAACTTATCCACAAATAATCAAAACCACAATCAGAATGTTACAGATGATGATGTGCTACGAGTGAATTTTACAGCATGGAAAGACGTTATTGTAACATGCCACTTGAACTACGGTCAGACTTGGGACCTTCAAAAAGTATCATTCACTGCTTTAGTTTTACCGCAAAATGAGAATAATGGTAGTACTGAAACGGTGCCGGTTACAGTAGGTAATCTTGGTAGGTAATTCTTATATAACGTCGGGTTGTTACTTACTTAATGGTGGAGATCAAGACAAAGAAACATTGTGGAACTGTTACCATTAACTGATTAATCATTAAAGAATATTAGTAACGCCAATTTAGAATAGCAAAGCATATTAATGATATGCGAAATCACATGTATTGAGTTCTGGTGAAAGAAATGGAGCAATAAGCGAGAGTTCAATGTGCGTCTAAACTAATTACGGTACTGTCAGAAACAAACTTTCTCGTAACAGCATATAATATGTTATCAAGCAGAATGCCATTGTAGAAAATGCTTCTGCAATGATCAAAATGTTCTCGTTatcaatgaaaattaaaataataagttGCTGAACTTTGCTTCTACTCTTCAGTTGATTTCCCAGATCCAATATTTATAACCGTTGTGGGAGCAGTTGCAGTTACGGTTTTCATAACATTCTTACTCATAGTTATTTGTATCAGGAGGAGAAAGAAAGGTAAACAATGCCATGTTGTGTATAACAATGCGaattttaatatacatacatacttttactgaaaaaaaaaggaatacaaAGAAGCCGTAGAAAATGTTTTCCGATACTTTCCTATAATATGTAGTTCAATTAAAGTTTCAATAAATTTCTTCAACAACATATATAAAATAGGTCTTGAGAAATGGTGTAAAAGATAACTTCCACAAAGTTATAGCATAGATCAGTTGAAATAACATTTTCACTGAGTAATTAATTCATTGTGTTTGGCAATAAACTAAGGAGTAGAGTCCAATTAACATCAGGTAAAATAGAAAATCGAAATGCAAAAAGTTTATTGTCATCTGTTGTCAAGTTATTTCATGgaataatttcaattatatattgtcATGGCAAAGCAATCTCAGAGGCGGCTGGGAGGCGGAAGAGGACGTCTGGATATATAATTAAAGTCTCTTAGAAATATTAATAACCGAGTAAACAATTGTCAACTAGAATATATCATTCCTCATGTTTTTATCCATATTTTTCATAATCTACGCATTTTATATCACAGACAAACCACAGGAAATGACTTATATGAGGTAAGGAAATATAAGTTGATTTCTGATATCAACAGTAGTTAACTATTTATATCAACAATATTCTCACAATCTTGGCAGCACTAGTCATTTTTCTAAATGTAATGTTTGTCTGAGTTGCCTTTTATGCAAAGATTTCCATCAGAGAATGTTGCATTCGTCTAAATACTTAAATTCGAACGGTCTTATAcgaaaacaaaatttgttgatTTGAACTTCAACCAGTTATTAAAACTACATTTTTATGTTGAATTGCCTAGCCATAGTTGTCATACAATCTTAATTGATCAGTAAAGATGCAAAAGTTACCTGGAAGCATCATCTGTGTCCAGTGGAAGACTGGCTCATCGCCTTATCTGCTCGGATCCGGCGCTCCACTAGATCCTTAGAGCCATGTCACTCATTCAAGGATGAGAAGCAAAAGGTGCCGATTTCATATCGGACTTGAAAGTCGCTTGTTTTAAAACACCAGCACTGTCGGTTAGATCACTGAGATGTTAGCAATTTATACCTAAGTTTTCCCCCGTATGTTTCTTCAAACCACCATAATTACTAAAGGCATGATGAGGTTAAGCAACATTTTGTCATTGGAAAATAGGACTCatgtattatattttcttttcttttctttgtttgttttcttcataaCTTGATTTATGGGAAGatcaaaatagtttcaatttttGTCAAAAAATAGATTGGTATTTATTTAAAGTGATTACTGATTGGCCTTTTCGAAAAAGAGGCAAAGTTAAAAATTTGTTATAActtgaagaaatatatatagttgtatatgTATTAATACTGGTGATATACTGACATGAAGTTATCTTAACCTAATTTATTTTCAGTGAAAACGAGAATACAAGTGGAgatcagaacatggatattgacCTTGCAGATCCAGGTTTGTATTAAGCTGCCTTTTAAAGGACAATACACGATATATATCGCGTCCCACAAGATACTTCCACTGTATGAATGTGTGTATGTTTCTAGTTTCAAACTattatttaactgtttttaattatCACCACAGATGTCGACAATTATTATCTTATTTATCTGTAATAAAATAAACTGTTCATATGTCTGGAAGTTGGTGTAAATTTAGAACTGGTATTTTGTCATTGGACGGGTGAGGCGATATTGACACTATTTGTCCCACATTACAGGCTTGTattaatgaaaaagaagaaggaatatAGTTCTTagtttgtatcgcacaaatgcTGATCGAGAAATTAAAGTAAAAGTTACAgggctgttttttttattttatttgtgtcCTTTGTATACAATTTTACAGAGCTGGTCAACGGAGTGTCAAAAATTCGAAAGAGGTCCAAACAACTTTCAATCAGTGAGGGTTTAAGTGGTAAAAACAGATTTGCTACATTTTACAAAAATCAATTTCAAGCagtattttcaatttcaaacaaaTGTATTTTTATATGTCTAAAACACTCTTTAACAATCCAAAGATTACATTACCATGGTAAGAAAAGGGTTAGGCATATTCGTTGCATTATACTGTTAACATTGTAACGTCGCTTTTTTAAGTATTATTTTAGAGATTTTGTAAACTGTACGTCGCTAAGTGGTATTATGAAACAAAGTGTGTTGATATTCGCAACTGGTAATTTGTCACTGATATCGACGATACTTGTTCCAAACTAGAGGCATGTATAACTGATAAAAGGGGAAATAGTTACCAGAAATTATCGCTTAAAACCTGACAgagaaagtaaaatgtttgcttgtGATATTGAGAACGCTATTTCTTAATTTACTTGTGTGTGTTCTACCATTTTCTACAGAGCTGGTCTCTGAAGTGCCAGGTAATCGAAAGAAGTCCAAGCAACTTTCAATCAGTGAGTGTTTAATTGGTTAAGACAGATTGATACATTTTATAACCAATCACTTCAATCAGTATTTTAaattccaagaaaaaaaaagactttagTGAACCACATAAACGTTACCTTAAAATTCTTTCAACTGGTCATGCCAGATACAAACGCTATAATTATAACAGATAACTTTGTTCTTACATAGCGTAACGTCAAATTAGATATGCATCACTGACTGGATGCAGAAGAATATAAACCATGTTTTCAACATATTTGTTTCTATGGCTCTACAAGTGACAATTGTCGGAGGTAAATGTCATCGTAGATGTAAAGACAATAAATATGAGTGCTGTAAGCATTACGTCGTATTTGTTTGTAGCAGTAATTAATCTAATTTGATTAAATGAATGATCAATCTCTATCATATCATCGATATCATTGTAAAATAAGGTACAAATATGTTCGTTCTATTGTCCATGGTTATGATCTCCATGTCTGCGTAGTTTGCTGAAAGTAAGCTTAGTTTGAATGTAATGTTGGTCGAATGAGTCATAGATAAGACATTTTATGAAGGTGCAAATATATTCTTATCATTCTCATTCAATATTAATCTATACCAGTAGCTAACATTAGCAAACATTTCTTCGTCTAGAAATGGGTTTTAGCAATTCCAACCGGAAAGCAGGAAACGTTGAATTATCGACCGACAATGTACAGTTAGTTTCGCTTCTGTCGACTGGAACCATCTTTGATTACTGGATAGCCTCGAGTAAAACTTCGACTGCACACGAGTACTTTATTGCTAAAACCGTCTCAGGTGATATAAATAGCACTGctcatttattattatctgCCGTACACTTCACCCTAAAACAACATTTGTCTTATATGGAATCACTGACAATCAATAAATAGACAGCTGAAGGTCGGATGGGAAATGAATAGCACTGTTTCGTTATTTCCATCTACAGTAACTTAAAGGTTATTTTAGCCCAATCAATACACTTCATGTAACAATAATTTTCAATGGAGAAATAGACAATACAACAACAATACAACGACAATACAACAACAGTTATGCTAAAATTGTGATATTTTACTCTCCGAAAACTAATATAATTTCCTATTAAAAGACAAAGGCATATAAAAGTCGCTATTAAATAACAGCAGGTTGCTCCATGGTGCacttttctattcttttcaGATAAAGCTCAGGTAAAAGACGGATACAACTTCATTTTGATGGCATCCAAGATACGCCAACTTAATGATCATCCTAACATTGTGACATTTTTGGGATGCGCAATTGACAAAGGTACATTTTCTgatcacaattttgcaagggaACACGGATAGTCGTTCACCCTTTTATATCACGACCAACTACTAATGACCCAATGATTAGAAATCAGCTTTCTTACCTTTAAAATCAGTGGTTTAATTTGTTGTatataagttttgttttgttcttttcttatttatacctaaaatataattttcatcGTCATCTTATTAAAAACAGAGGGTGAAAAGGTTGCAAACATAGACGGACGAAGTATGAAGATAATTCCTACAGCCATTACAAAGTTAGGAGGCACAAAGATACCCAAATGATTTTGATCTTACTAAGAAAATACAGCCATTAATGAGGGATATTAAGAGTGCCGCTAaaaatttcctttatttataTCTAATCTTTTAAATGATATTCAACTTCTCTCTTCAGAACCGTATTATATTTACCAAGAACTTTTAGAATATGGAACCCTTCGAGAAATTCTGATGAGAATCGGTAATTCACAACATCACCTCCAAAATCCTAGCAACGGAAAAGAAGAATTGACCAATGCTGCTTGTTTAGTTGGTTTTGCAAGAGATGTAGCAAGTGGCTTAGAATTTCTTCACATAAATAAGGTAGGAATAAAGTCATCCAGGTCAGCATCATGGATTATTTAACCtttttaaaagtaataataataatgaggaTTTATAAATCGCAGACTGCTTTACCGATAAAGGTGCCCAAGGCGCGTCACAATATGACCTCGGTCTACAATAACCTATCAAACTTACAGACAATCCTGCCACATGACAGCAGCTAAACAAATCCCAACTGACGGATTATCTAAAAGGTCCCCATTTATAGACGTGGGTGAAACGAAGCTATATTGATAAAGCCCCTtgccaaggacacaacgtagtGATCTGCCCAGGACTCGAACATTAAGGCCATAGATCACACGTCCCTTGCCTTAACCAATTAACAACAAGTCTCTTACCTTGCACGCTAATTCCTTGGAACAGTGCGTCATTCGACATGATTTGAATACTTTAGCGTTTATGCTGGTAACCGAACCCTAAACGTTTTTTTCAATCTATGCAAAATACTTTGCTGGTTTTGAAATAACACCAAATGGATTTTAAAGTGCTAGTTATTATTGTTGAAAAGGTATACATCATATTCTATTGATGTTTCTGATGTTGGCATTGACGGTGGCATTGATTTTCTGAAACTATATCAAATAATTCTGTGGACGGATTTGAGATGCAAAATATTACTGTATAATTAACATCATAGAAACAAGCCCAAGCTCTGATAAGGGTGCATATGAATTgatacaattttgaaaatggtTTAAGTTGCGGTATTACAAATTGGTGGCAAGATTAAGTAAAGTTTATATATCAAtacataaacacatatataaccCAGCTCACATCTATTAATTCTTTAACAACTTTCTATTTTCTAAAGTTCATCATTCATGAAAGATAGTTGcctttgtataataatattacaGCTATGTCATCCTGGCTTAATGACGAGGAAGATCCTTTATGATTCAAACAACAAATGCAAACTTTTTGACTTTTGGCCGAATGAGATTTCATCTGGTAGACTGAAGAAAATACTCTCTCGGGTAAGTACTCAATGA contains these protein-coding regions:
- the LOC139969912 gene encoding ephrin type-B receptor 1-like yields the protein MAANSTCVSLYLTFESISNLSTNNQNHNQNVTDDDVLRVNFTAWKDVIVTCHLNYGQTWDLQKVSFTALVLPQNENNGSTETVPVTVGNLVDFPDPIFITVVGAVAVTVFITFLLIVICIRRRKKDKPQEMTYMSENENTSGDQNMDIDLADPELVNGVSKIRKRSKQLSISEGLSELVSEVPEMGFSNSNRKAGNVELSTDNVQLVSLLSTGTIFDYWIASSKTSTAHEYFIAKTVSDKAQVKDGYNFILMASKIRQLNDHPNIVTFLGCAIDKEPYYIYQELLEYGTLREILMRIGNSQHHLQNPSNGKEELTNAACLVGFARDVASGLEFLHINKLCHPGLMTRKILYDSNNKCKLFDFWPNEISSGRLKKILSRKDPPIGWFPPETIFMNQYDEVSDIWSYGVILWEIFSFGEEPYQHESVKDVEGNIRQLKLLPRPMSCPGSIFSIMLSAWTQTRETRPSISELKTKLDDISAEYLPSDMAPPSTDYFSISEPNTDYAVPWANI